Proteins encoded in a region of the Xiphophorus couchianus chromosome 11, X_couchianus-1.0, whole genome shotgun sequence genome:
- the rab38c gene encoding ras-related protein Rab-38, with translation MQQELLFKVLVVGDLGVGKTSIIKRYVHQIFSQHYRTTIGVDFALKVLQWDSDTVIRLQLWDIAGQERYGNMTRVYYREAVGALVVFDVTRASTFEAVLKWKDDLDAKVTLNYGRPIPAVLLANKSDQITCQLPKLDFFCRENGFVGWFETSAKENTNIDEAVRCLVEHIMNNEESSVSEREPTSILLSGYASTARSPLNCSSCLK, from the exons ATGCAGCAGGAGCTCCTTTTCAAAGTCCTGGTTGTCGGGGATCTTGGTGTCGGAAAAACGTCTATTATCAAGCGGTACGTTCATCAGATCTTCTCCCAGCACTACAGAACCACCATCGGGGTTGACTTCGCGCTGAAAGTTCTGCAGTGGGACAGTGACACTGTGATCCGGCTGCAGCTGTGGGACATAGCAG GACAGGAGCGGTACGGGAACATGACCCGTGTCTACTACAGGGAGGCGGTGGGAGCACTGGTGGTGTTTGACGTGACGAGGGCCTCCACGTTTGAGGCTGTGCTGAAGTGGAAGGATGACCTAGATGCTAAG GTGACTCTGAACTATGGGAGACCAATTCCGGCTGTTCTGCTTGCCAACAAGTCAGACCAAATAACGTGTCAGCTGCCCAAACTGGACTTCTTCTGCAGGGAGAACGGGTTTGTTGGCTGGTTTGAGACTTCTGCAAAG gaaaacacaaacattgatGAGGCAGTGCGCTGTTTGGTGGAGCACATCATGAACAACGAGGAGAGCTCAGTGTCAGAGCGAGAGCCCACCTCCATCCTTCTGTCGGGATATGCCAGCACCGCAAGGAGTCCTTTAAACTGTtcttcatgtttaaaataa